The following proteins are encoded in a genomic region of Helicobacter macacae MIT 99-5501:
- a CDS encoding FtsK/SpoIIIE domain-containing protein, producing MADFHTTSNEELCIDRLRKDGFGYKQPDFSDSDFPKYLVLRVALARALQSSKIALDSPQWDSKRLSGDKGKEYHLEQLTGKGKGKQEGKQEDFDMLIRSLLYIQHKEELERDNIDIFSSDKEYTEILSKYIKRGLYEIYHSWKNNDCIYQWCLDNLALQAMQTHIKKESENVPSADNAYFERLQKYFRGFAINIQLINEEDSYRHHICKIELTDPSKIQHFESKSKYLDKELGQTVLVEAVEQMSRTYNIQIAKPQEQWQNLGLQEFRAGLAELKRHDFKLGIYAGNDIDKEMLCFDLAQAPHCFVAGATNSGKTRFIQTMIVCLLQNPNVEIAVIDPKQGIDFRIFMPKIRFITDLEEVRDYFDEKIAEMESRFAQMSEAQSDDILKLGLRYEVIIIDELKDLIDQEKKKELSTPLGRLAQKARQAGIHLILGTQRPDSASFSGILRSNIPSRIALKVQKSTESKIILDEVGAEKLLGKGDMLVKMANMSKPKHIFSTLLQPDDIKSLI from the coding sequence ATGGCAGATTTTCATACCACTAGCAATGAGGAGCTTTGTATTGATAGACTACGCAAAGACGGATTTGGATATAAGCAGCCAGATTTTAGTGATAGTGATTTCCCTAAATATCTTGTGCTACGAGTGGCTTTGGCTAGAGCATTGCAATCTAGCAAAATCGCTCTAGATTCTCCACAATGGGATAGCAAAAGACTAAGCGGGGATAAAGGTAAAGAATATCATTTAGAGCAGCTAACAGGAAAGGGCAAAGGAAAACAAGAGGGTAAGCAAGAGGACTTTGATATGCTTATTCGCTCACTACTTTATATCCAGCATAAAGAGGAGCTAGAGAGGGACAATATTGATATTTTTAGCAGTGATAAAGAATACACAGAGATTTTATCCAAATACATAAAGCGGGGGCTGTATGAAATATATCATTCTTGGAAAAACAATGATTGCATATATCAGTGGTGTTTGGATAATTTGGCATTGCAAGCTATGCAAACTCACATAAAGAAAGAGAGCGAAAATGTGCCAAGTGCTGATAATGCTTATTTTGAACGATTGCAAAAATACTTTAGAGGGTTTGCCATAAACATACAGCTTATCAATGAGGAGGATTCATATCGTCATCATATTTGCAAAATCGAGCTTACAGACCCTAGTAAAATCCAACATTTTGAGAGCAAATCAAAATACCTTGATAAAGAGCTAGGACAAACGGTGCTTGTAGAAGCAGTAGAGCAAATGTCAAGAACATACAATATCCAAATCGCAAAGCCACAGGAGCAATGGCAAAATTTAGGCTTGCAAGAATTTAGGGCTGGATTAGCCGAGCTAAAAAGACACGATTTTAAGCTAGGGATTTATGCGGGAAATGATATTGATAAAGAAATGCTTTGCTTTGACTTAGCGCAAGCCCCGCATTGCTTTGTGGCTGGGGCAACAAATAGTGGCAAAACAAGATTTATCCAAACGATGATAGTGTGTTTACTGCAAAATCCCAATGTTGAAATTGCTGTGATTGACCCAAAGCAAGGGATTGACTTTAGGATTTTTATGCCTAAAATTAGATTTATTACAGATTTGGAGGAAGTGCGTGATTACTTTGATGAAAAAATAGCAGAAATGGAATCCCGTTTTGCTCAAATGAGCGAGGCTCAAAGTGATGATATACTCAAACTAGGCTTGCGCTATGAAGTCATTATCATCGATGAGCTAAAAGACTTAATCGACCAAGAAAAGAAAAAAGAATTAAGCACGCCATTAGGGAGATTGGCACAAAAAGCAAGGCAAGCTGGGATTCATCTCATACTAGGCACACAAAGACCAGATTCTGCTAGCTTTAGTGGCATTTTACGAAGCAATATCCCAAGTCGCATAGCTCTAAAGGTGCAAAAATCCACAGAATCAAAAATTATCCTTGATGAGGTGGGGGCAGAAAAACTGCTAGGCAAAGGCGATATGCTAGTAAAAATGGCTAATATGTCAAAGCCAAAACATATCTTTAGCACTCTTTTGCAACCTGATGATATAAAAAGCCTAATCTAG
- a CDS encoding RNA recognition motif domain-containing protein, protein MKSIYVGNLPYSTTNEEMNELFSQYGKVHSVKLINDRESGRPKGFGFVEMDDAEAQAAMSALDNTNFGGRTIRVNEANARKQ, encoded by the coding sequence ATGAAAAGCATTTATGTGGGAAATCTCCCCTATTCTACGACAAACGAGGAAATGAACGAGCTATTTTCGCAGTATGGCAAAGTCCATAGCGTGAAGCTTATAAACGATAGAGAAAGTGGCAGACCAAAGGGATTTGGGTTTGTAGAAATGGACGATGCAGAGGCACAAGCTGCGATGAGTGCACTTGATAATACAAATTTCGGTGGCAGGACTATCCGCGTAAATGAAGCAAACGCTAGAAAGCAATAG
- the thyX gene encoding FAD-dependent thymidylate synthase, translating to MQVKLLHYTPLPICSNAIRACWQSFDKSDDGGEADKSLIYRVGNINKHKSTLEHLYYNFYIKGISRACLQELARHRIASYSVKSSRYTLKELRKADISSLESASRFIKLTGNELVDNASLNALKALQNLLNQPDMKMDFAKFAMPESYLTELAWSVNARSLQNFLELRSSHYALWEIQELAEAVFEALPQEHKYLFVDSMQSKKPMQDSTQDKK from the coding sequence GTGCAGGTAAAGTTGCTACATTACACACCACTTCCTATATGCTCAAACGCTATCAGAGCGTGTTGGCAGAGCTTTGATAAAAGCGATGACGGTGGTGAGGCAGACAAATCCCTCATCTACCGCGTAGGCAATATCAATAAGCACAAATCCACCCTAGAGCACCTCTACTACAACTTCTACATAAAAGGCATTTCAAGGGCGTGCTTGCAAGAGTTAGCAAGGCATCGAATCGCCTCTTATAGTGTCAAGTCTTCTCGCTACACCCTAAAAGAACTCCGCAAAGCCGATATTAGCTCACTTGAGAGCGCAAGCAGATTTATCAAACTCACAGGCAATGAGCTAGTAGACAACGCTAGCCTAAACGCGCTAAAAGCTCTCCAAAATCTACTAAACCAGCCAGATATGAAAATGGATTTTGCTAAGTTTGCTATGCCAGAATCCTACCTCACAGAGCTAGCGTGGAGTGTCAATGCAAGGAGTTTGCAAAATTTCCTAGAGCTTCGCAGCTCTCACTACGCACTATGGGAAATCCAAGAGCTAGCAGAAGCGGTATTTGAGGCACTCCCCCAAGAGCATAAATATCTCTTTGTGGATTCTATGCAAAGTAAAAAACCTATGCAAGATTCTACCCAAGATAAAAAATAA
- a CDS encoding type II toxin-antitoxin system YafQ family toxin has product MYIFKPTSRFKRQYKKLNQNDKQSAKAIINKLLNDESLEPKHKDHKLTGQYEGFRECHIKPDLLLIYKKEGCVLSSLALLSAHIASYFRFTYHFAKSTLFIRVI; this is encoded by the coding sequence ATGTATATATTCAAACCTACCTCACGATTCAAAAGGCAATATAAAAAGCTAAATCAAAATGATAAGCAAAGCGCAAAGGCTATTATCAATAAACTTTTAAACGATGAATCCCTAGAGCCAAAGCACAAAGACCACAAGCTAACAGGACAATACGAGGGATTTAGAGAATGCCACATAAAGCCAGATTTGCTTTTAATCTACAAAAAAGAGGGGTGCGTTTTATCCTCACTTGCCTTGCTATCGGCTCACATAGCGAGCTATTTTAGATTCACTTACCACTTTGCAAAATCCACACTATTTATCAGGGTCATCTAG
- the dndC gene encoding DNA phosphorothioation system sulfurtransferase DndC — translation MSAFIKTIDTYTLKENLQDFCIIDIRGKQAFLSAHLRDSHNFQSKDEIIDFLRSQAQATNQKPILFVCFSSIKARAMCEGVAKDKAFLAHYGFDRVYYLDCGIMEAFESGLEVCEGSDDTQDFGEKQESNPLISQTIQNIKQKYLASKKAWVVTFSGGKDSTCVLQLVYEMLCSLPPHLRRPTFAIASNTLVEAPHIDRFLHSVIDSINSHSKAHSIPFEVILVAPSLKDDFWVNLIGKGYPSPTRTFRWCTERLKINPAKAEVAKITRKYGSCILLLGSRKSESSNRKKSIQKRILNEEGYSQHHDFPDTLTFSPITEWDTDTVWGYLLSHKPLWDKDHSELFSLYSKASGDECQFITDLAQSSCGGSRFGCWVCTVVNEDKSMQGFIGAGEANLKPLNDFRNYIKELREDSRARADYKRDGRAVYKVGGLGPFLSKIRAIMLERLLEAERAFRQSGGELLITDEQILAIQAQWDKDFDLDKTAIKIAQKFGRLKEQKMEKHTVLHREILDEVQEVMSQKHGESVLDSRSIESLITQSMSICNNAGSRGRHSAPAQIKAQIEKLISDKTSKEQTQQEEA, via the coding sequence TTGTCCGCTTTTATAAAAACCATAGACACTTACACGCTAAAAGAAAATCTGCAGGATTTTTGTATCATAGATATTCGTGGAAAACAGGCGTTTTTAAGCGCACATTTGCGCGATTCGCATAATTTCCAAAGCAAAGATGAAATCATAGATTTTCTGCGCTCACAAGCACAAGCTACAAATCAAAAGCCCATTTTGTTTGTATGCTTTAGTAGTATAAAGGCTAGGGCTATGTGTGAGGGCGTGGCAAAAGATAAGGCATTTTTGGCACATTATGGCTTTGATAGAGTGTATTATTTAGATTGTGGGATTATGGAGGCGTTTGAGAGTGGGTTAGAAGTGTGTGAAGGGAGTGATGATACGCAAGATTTTGGCGAAAAGCAAGAATCAAATCCGCTAATCTCTCAAACTATCCAAAATATAAAACAAAAATACCTAGCTAGTAAAAAGGCGTGGGTGGTTACTTTTAGTGGTGGTAAAGATTCTACTTGCGTGTTGCAGCTCGTGTATGAGATGCTTTGCTCTTTGCCACCGCATTTGCGCCGTCCTACCTTTGCTATCGCGTCAAACACACTTGTGGAAGCCCCGCATATTGATAGGTTTTTGCATAGCGTGATTGATTCTATCAATTCTCACTCAAAGGCGCACAGTATCCCCTTTGAAGTGATTTTAGTCGCCCCAAGTCTTAAAGATGATTTTTGGGTAAATCTCATCGGCAAGGGTTATCCAAGCCCTACGCGCACATTTCGCTGGTGCACAGAGAGGCTAAAAATCAACCCCGCAAAAGCAGAGGTAGCAAAAATCACGCGCAAATATGGCTCGTGTATCTTGCTACTAGGCTCACGCAAAAGCGAATCAAGCAATCGCAAAAAGTCCATACAAAAGCGAATCTTAAACGAGGAGGGCTACTCTCAACACCACGATTTCCCAGATACGCTGACATTCTCGCCCATTACTGAATGGGATACAGACACGGTGTGGGGCTACTTGCTCTCACATAAGCCTTTGTGGGACAAAGACCATAGTGAGCTTTTCTCACTTTATTCTAAAGCAAGTGGTGATGAATGTCAGTTTATCACGGATTTGGCTCAAAGTAGCTGTGGCGGTTCGCGCTTTGGGTGCTGGGTTTGCACGGTGGTAAATGAAGATAAATCAATGCAGGGCTTTATAGGAGCGGGGGAGGCAAATCTAAAGCCACTTAATGATTTTCGCAACTACATAAAAGAATTACGCGAAGATTCTAGAGCGAGGGCGGATTATAAGCGAGATGGACGCGCAGTGTATAAGGTGGGAGGGCTTGGACCATTTTTGAGTAAAATTCGTGCTATAATGCTTGAAAGACTTTTGGAGGCTGAAAGAGCGTTTAGACAAAGCGGTGGTGAGTTGCTTATCACAGATGAACAGATTTTGGCGATTCAAGCGCAATGGGATAAAGATTTTGATTTGGATAAAACAGCGATAAAAATAGCCCAAAAATTTGGGCGGTTAAAGGAGCAAAAAATGGAAAAACATACCGTGTTGCATAGAGAGATTTTAGATGAGGTGCAAGAAGTAATGAGCCAAAAGCACGGCGAGAGTGTGCTAGATTCTAGAAGTATAGAAAGTCTTATAACACAATCAATGAGTATATGCAATAATGCTGGCTCTCGTGGCAGGCATAGCGCACCAGCGCAGATAAAAGCCCAAATCGAAAAACTCATCAGTGATAAAACTTCCAAAGAGCAAACACAGCAAGAGGAGGCGTAG
- a CDS encoding superoxide dismutase has translation MFELRTLPYQKDAFGDFLSPITFDFHYGKHHQTYINNLNNLIKGGEFENAELYDIIKKSSGGVFNNAAQVYNHDFYWDCITPKGDTSAISAELKAALDSEFGGIDGFKEKFLSAATTLFGSGWCWLVLNGNKLEIVQTSNAQTPISEDKIPLLVVDVWEHAYYIDHKNARPAYLEKYFAHINWAFASKAYEWAQKEGASSVRFYINELHKK, from the coding sequence ATGTTTGAACTACGAACGCTACCTTATCAAAAAGACGCTTTTGGGGACTTCCTAAGCCCTATCACTTTTGATTTTCACTATGGCAAACATCATCAAACCTACATAAACAACCTTAATAATCTCATTAAGGGCGGTGAGTTTGAGAATGCCGAGCTGTATGACATTATCAAAAAGTCAAGTGGTGGTGTGTTTAACAACGCTGCGCAGGTGTATAACCACGATTTTTATTGGGACTGCATCACGCCAAAAGGCGATACAAGTGCGATTAGCGCGGAGCTAAAGGCGGCTTTAGATTCTGAATTTGGCGGAATCGATGGGTTTAAAGAGAAGTTTTTGAGCGCGGCGACTACGCTGTTTGGCTCTGGGTGGTGCTGGCTCGTGCTAAATGGCAACAAGCTAGAAATCGTGCAAACAAGCAACGCACAAACACCAATAAGCGAGGACAAAATCCCGCTACTTGTCGTAGATGTGTGGGAGCACGCCTACTATATAGACCACAAAAACGCGCGCCCTGCGTATTTGGAAAAATACTTCGCGCATATAAATTGGGCGTTTGCCTCTAAGGCGTATGAATGGGCGCAAAAAGAGGGTGCAAGCTCGGTGCGGTTTTATATAAACGAACTGCATAAGAAGTAG
- a CDS encoding glycosyltransferase family 9 protein, translating to MKSKSAVAGKMVVGFVHLYGYGLGDNVIAMEAIYALKQIHPNAKVVLFGVGGAMERLVSQVDFVDEYHSLEGYLPEESLPKINKYTYDCIIITKFYSHIFPLLPRLNASKIIIACKGANVLLPLLPRYRHIRLVPMRNLLLQKVGIRAHCLKMVRAMDKKSYDERIKDIDFDKARVKTTQENKEFVDEFLRHSIGSSIDTSENLALILVNPFSIMCGHTLSLDGYFRLMRAITMLNPKWGGGSYKSQKTNALEMTKSSQNHTNTNHKTSHQDTAPTQAHPTKQCPTRLLPLVITYPKVHSEFITQLEKQGDLYSSVLVFKNNDDLLNLAEMICRCRVVISPSTGIIHLSSNLGISTIGLYERSESKKWSTKDNRYVFLKSPKSNLTRQEENLAIAQSIDLLKQILES from the coding sequence ATGAAATCCAAAAGCGCAGTAGCAGGCAAAATGGTTGTGGGATTTGTGCATCTATATGGATATGGACTTGGCGATAATGTCATCGCAATGGAGGCAATCTACGCGCTAAAGCAAATCCACCCCAACGCCAAAGTGGTGCTTTTTGGCGTGGGTGGGGCTATGGAGCGTCTTGTAAGTCAGGTGGATTTTGTCGATGAGTATCACTCACTAGAGGGCTACCTACCAGAAGAGTCCCTCCCCAAAATCAACAAATACACTTACGACTGCATAATAATCACCAAATTTTACTCACATATCTTTCCTCTCCTACCTCGACTAAATGCTAGCAAAATCATCATCGCTTGCAAGGGCGCAAATGTGCTTTTGCCACTACTTCCTAGATATAGACATATCCGCTTAGTGCCTATGCGAAATCTACTTTTGCAAAAAGTCGGCATAAGGGCGCATTGTCTAAAAATGGTGCGAGCTATGGATAAAAAATCCTATGATGAGCGCATAAAGGATATAGATTTTGACAAGGCTAGAGTAAAAACTACGCAAGAAAACAAAGAATTTGTCGATGAGTTTTTGCGCCACAGTATCGGTAGCAGTATCGACACCAGCGAAAATCTCGCGCTGATTTTAGTAAATCCTTTTAGCATTATGTGTGGGCACACGCTATCACTAGATGGGTATTTTCGCCTTATGAGAGCTATCACTATGCTAAATCCTAAATGGGGGGGGGGCAGCTACAAAAGTCAAAAGACAAACGCGCTAGAAATGACAAAATCTAGCCAAAATCACACAAATACAAACCACAAAACTAGCCACCAAGATACAGCTCCCACACAAGCGCACCCCACAAAGCAATGCCCTACAAGATTACTCCCCCTTGTCATCACCTACCCCAAAGTGCATAGCGAGTTTATCACACAGCTAGAGAAGCAAGGTGATTTGTATAGCTCCGTGCTTGTGTTTAAAAACAACGATGACTTGCTAAATCTAGCCGAAATGATTTGCCGATGCAGGGTAGTGATTTCGCCCTCTACGGGGATTATCCACCTAAGTAGCAATCTAGGGATAAGCACTATCGGGCTATATGAGAGAAGTGAAAGCAAAAAATGGAGCACAAAGGATAATCGCTATGTATTTCTAAAATCCCCAAAATCTAACTTAACTAGGCAAGAAGAAAATCTAGCCATAGCCCAAAGCATAGATTTGCTAAAGCAGATTTTGGAATCCTAA
- a CDS encoding DNA sulfur modification protein DndD produces the protein MFISKITICNLFAYYGEVIVEFKKQEGKNIYCIYGNNGFGKTSFIRCAKLLFLGTGGESENIPDTIKRFAPKANDLKQFIRGNANWSGILNKNALQNAGGGGGVENKEFFVRFDGHIDDSKISIQRTYEITQSSIKESLFLEIDTEKFCDYEAQHRLNNILPENFVEFFFFDGEEIEKIGDNLRTKLREKIVDILQIKPLEIIIKQAQLLRDDLLKSQTENSKQKNEIEVKKSQQDTKEKEINAKNEAISNTQRLLDDKRERVKVLQRKRDKLIADSSAELNELTREKDDIEQNLHQQKQNLSESMKSIVFASNASLMQRLKDELEKVEHSTQKSDIEALSRLIPDMTLLSNQKIDTLHYEQSTKAELQEFFSTLLQEMPHNLEFRLAKEYSKIPLQLIGEIRESIVRTESSTALRDIEAIKKLKRELVAVKERISELTTDEYVRKEKEEIDEELAKCEEEIKNYQAELENFKRELTELKIELENLTKELNSLEQRIDIERIKNKLHLLDVLKESIEAYREKLVSALRIELHDMILDKYKRTITDDNIAELEIDENFEIKLKDKYGEPITVESQSAGQKQVLAICIFGALSELSKSQIPFILDTPLSRIDSKNRANIIKHYYSKADNQVIILPLDTEMGAKEYEFVKPNLAGIYKIENDDDRSHASIKEVQDIKEIL, from the coding sequence ATGTTTATTAGCAAAATAACGATATGCAATCTTTTTGCTTACTATGGCGAAGTAATCGTAGAATTTAAAAAACAAGAGGGTAAAAATATTTATTGTATCTATGGCAATAATGGTTTTGGCAAGACGAGTTTTATCAGGTGTGCGAAACTGCTATTTTTGGGCACAGGTGGAGAGAGTGAAAATATCCCAGATACCATAAAGCGATTTGCACCAAAAGCAAATGATTTAAAACAATTTATAAGAGGTAATGCAAATTGGAGTGGAATCCTTAATAAAAACGCATTGCAAAATGCGGGGGGGGGGGGGGGGGTAGAAAATAAAGAATTTTTCGTGCGCTTTGATGGGCATATAGATGATAGTAAGATTAGCATACAAAGAACTTATGAAATTACACAATCAAGCATTAAAGAGAGCTTGTTTTTAGAGATTGATACAGAGAAATTCTGTGATTATGAAGCACAGCATAGGCTAAATAATATTTTGCCTGAAAATTTTGTGGAATTTTTCTTTTTTGACGGTGAGGAAATCGAAAAAATCGGCGATAATTTGCGCACAAAATTACGCGAAAAGATTGTGGATATTTTGCAGATTAAGCCACTTGAGATTATCATAAAGCAAGCACAATTATTGCGAGATGACCTCCTAAAAAGTCAAACAGAAAATAGCAAACAAAAAAACGAAATAGAAGTCAAAAAATCACAACAAGACACAAAAGAAAAAGAAATAAATGCAAAAAACGAAGCCATAAGCAATACCCAAAGGCTTTTAGATGATAAAAGAGAGCGTGTGAAAGTCTTGCAACGCAAACGCGATAAACTCATCGCTGATAGTAGTGCAGAGCTAAATGAGCTAACGCGAGAAAAAGATGATATAGAACAAAACCTACACCAACAAAAGCAAAATCTTAGCGAGAGTATGAAATCCATAGTTTTTGCAAGTAATGCTAGCTTAATGCAAAGGCTTAAAGACGAGCTAGAAAAAGTAGAGCATAGCACCCAAAAAAGCGATATAGAGGCACTAAGCCGACTTATCCCAGATATGACACTCTTAAGCAATCAAAAGATAGACACACTGCATTATGAGCAAAGCACAAAGGCTGAATTGCAAGAATTTTTTAGCACACTTTTGCAAGAAATGCCACACAATCTAGAATTTAGACTTGCTAAAGAATATTCTAAAATCCCTTTGCAGCTCATAGGAGAAATTAGAGAAAGTATTGTAAGGACAGAATCTAGCACAGCATTGCGAGATATTGAAGCGATAAAAAAACTAAAACGCGAGCTTGTAGCAGTAAAAGAGCGCATTAGCGAGCTAACTACTGATGAGTATGTAAGAAAGGAAAAAGAAGAGATAGATGAGGAGCTAGCAAAATGCGAGGAGGAAATCAAAAACTACCAAGCAGAGCTAGAAAATTTTAAACGCGAGCTAACCGAACTAAAGATAGAATTAGAAAATCTAACAAAAGAGCTTAATAGCTTGGAGCAACGCATTGATATTGAGCGCATAAAGAATAAACTACACTTGCTTGATGTGCTAAAAGAGAGTATTGAAGCATATAGAGAAAAACTCGTTTCTGCATTGCGGATAGAACTGCACGATATGATTTTGGATAAATACAAACGCACTATCACAGATGATAATATCGCGGAGTTAGAGATTGATGAAAATTTTGAGATAAAGCTCAAGGATAAATATGGCGAGCCAATCACGGTAGAATCTCAAAGTGCTGGGCAAAAGCAGGTTTTGGCGATTTGTATTTTTGGTGCTTTAAGCGAGCTATCAAAATCTCAAATACCATTTATTTTGGATACGCCTCTAAGCAGGATTGATTCAAAAAATCGTGCAAATATCATAAAGCATTATTATTCTAAAGCGGACAATCAAGTGATTATATTGCCCCTAGACACAGAAATGGGCGCAAAAGAATATGAGTTTGTCAAGCCAAATTTGGCAGGGATATACAAGATAGAAAATGATGATGACAGAAGCCACGCTAGCATAAAAGAAGTGCAAGATATTAAAGAGATTTTATAA
- a CDS encoding type II toxin-antitoxin system RelE family toxin gives MRFLYSKNAQKQFKKLDSAIQKRIKDYTQELQKLENPRKRGKALAGNLSGFWRYRVGDYRIICEIIDSELIIYAINITHRSRAYQ, from the coding sequence ATGCGCTTTCTCTACTCCAAAAACGCGCAAAAGCAATTCAAAAAACTAGATAGCGCGATTCAAAAGCGTATAAAAGACTACACACAAGAATTACAAAAGCTAGAAAATCCACGGAAAAGGGGAAAGGCACTAGCGGGGAATCTCTCTGGATTCTGGCGGTATCGCGTGGGAGATTATCGCATAATATGCGAAATCATTGATAGTGAGTTGATTATTTATGCTATCAACATAACACACAGAAGCAGGGCATATCAGTAG
- a CDS encoding vWA domain-containing protein has translation MKVFKLIISLLCACLFVIGCAKKTAPSIDNTTSHSPKPRPTPQNAPTLQSAPTLQSAPTLQSAPTLQSPLQGIQKSVIIAKNGDTIDGNGYANTLYHIIIFDNTVLMGGIFDDKQGIYKSPDREISYTLTGDTLTIKDIAQNTQFTIINFSQGDFNIYLSNNPTKEVAIVLNTNKSMSAYINALKDIAPFVGNHILGEREKQFAKISLETFTYIRLSDLGTFYDAEDFADAINNVNVNRLASSDNMVNLGLIMGMRNFTNANGLKKEVFLITNGASDDPQNLERVLFSAKNLKAQLDSRDKDNLLKIHIFAIKPFNSRKSASENIRLLKNLANATGGTYNEIENVVELKEKVLLFSNDGKAFDKKEIGNEIRIIETQKLDDPDK, from the coding sequence ATGAAAGTTTTTAAGCTCATCATTTCACTATTATGTGCTTGCTTATTTGTCATCGGGTGTGCGAAAAAAACCGCGCCAAGCATTGATAACACAACTTCCCATAGCCCAAAACCTCGTCCCACGCCACAAAACGCACCCACCTTGCAAAGTGCGCCTACTCTGCAAAGTGCGCCCACTCTGCAAAGTGCGCCCACTCTACAAAGTCCATTGCAAGGCATACAAAAAAGCGTAATAATTGCCAAAAATGGCGATACCATTGATGGCAATGGATATGCAAATACCTTGTATCATATCATTATCTTTGATAATACCGTGCTTATGGGCGGGATTTTTGATGATAAGCAAGGCATATATAAAAGCCCCGATAGAGAGATTAGCTACACGCTTACGGGCGACACGCTAACAATCAAAGATATTGCCCAAAATACGCAATTTACAATCATCAATTTTAGTCAAGGCGATTTTAATATTTATCTTAGCAACAATCCTACAAAAGAAGTCGCAATCGTGCTAAATACAAATAAATCAATGAGTGCGTATATCAACGCGCTAAAAGACATTGCGCCATTTGTGGGAAATCACATTTTGGGCGAGCGGGAAAAGCAATTTGCCAAAATTTCGCTTGAGACTTTTACCTACATTCGTTTAAGTGATTTAGGCACTTTTTATGATGCGGAGGACTTTGCGGACGCCATAAATAATGTGAATGTAAATAGATTAGCCTCTTCGGATAATATGGTAAATTTGGGCTTAATTATGGGAATGCGCAATTTCACTAATGCAAATGGGCTAAAAAAGGAAGTTTTCCTCATCACAAATGGCGCGTCCGATGACCCACAGAATCTAGAAAGAGTGCTGTTTAGCGCAAAAAATCTAAAAGCACAGCTTGATAGCCGCGATAAAGACAATCTATTAAAGATTCACATTTTTGCAATTAAGCCATTTAACTCGCGCAAATCCGCTAGTGAAAATATAAGGCTTTTGAAAAACCTCGCAAATGCCACAGGTGGCACATATAACGAGATAGAAAATGTGGTTGAGCTAAAGGAAAAAGTGTTGCTTTTTAGCAATGATGGCAAAGCGTTTGATAAAAAAGAAATAGGCAATGAGATTCGCATAATAGAAACGCAAAAGCTAGATGACCCTGATAAATAG